One Paraburkholderia fungorum genomic region harbors:
- a CDS encoding DUF4148 domain-containing protein: MSFKIAPYVIAIALVLPGLSFASPADQGVTRSQVRAELSQLEQAGFQPGGANIEYPRELRHAERVLRESRTATTTDNPATLVTADNQGL, encoded by the coding sequence ATGTCTTTCAAAATCGCTCCGTACGTCATCGCGATCGCACTCGTCCTACCGGGCCTGTCATTTGCATCGCCAGCGGACCAAGGTGTAACGCGTTCGCAAGTCCGCGCAGAACTGTCTCAGCTCGAACAGGCCGGCTTCCAGCCTGGCGGAGCCAATATCGAATATCCGCGCGAACTGCGTCACGCCGAACGCGTACTTCGGGAATCGCGTACTGCGACGACAACTGACAACCCAGCCACACTCGTTACTGCTGATAATCAAGGTCTGTGA